In Deinococcus roseus, one genomic interval encodes:
- a CDS encoding ExeM/NucH family extracellular endonuclease, with protein sequence MRKKNLGLSVLLSVMLVSCWQQSRVPQPPIEPAKKTNVYEIHFQEVSDKTLKSSVTGFKKTSKGIQPTSIGEISDNLSFQHLSSEVFTVETAGERYLKVRYKITNNTGQAIENLTFLPFDTDDADSDPGNNPTPPTIGDTVFDRIYLFDGTQAPSMAPLMQTIRGRVFDVTTESAIVDASSTPYLTGLDVSGVTPAVPSGLVNGGVMSEGWQKSGIIPIGGTAVFTFAVKHPIQTPRKNNPYSFSLMVVYAEDPSTVGLTKIHDIQGATPAGDAVSPELGNTVTIDGIVTADLQQTEELGGFYVQEQTADQDSDPTTSEGVFVACSTSCATVSAGDRVRLTAEVSEVGNETRLINATDLIVMATSQTLPAATAVTLSATPTNWEQYEGMRVSTVGTVSDNSLLGRGGLVTVTDLNTLPAFTQENTPNAASFATYETEAAARTITVDDGSLTEYPSSIIFGRGNNPLSAGNTLRNGDGATITGVVGYSTSGWTGTDAYRIHASAATATFTGGGRGPAPTDSDLGNPQLKVATFDVHDFFNGDGAGNSFTTEGASNAAELTRQQDKLVEALKDLDADVIALQGVENDYADTTPAIKTLTNALNTALGSTAYAYINPGSNLGSQTSAVGMLYRPSVLTPYGSFSVLDNTDNAAYNDVRNHPALAQTFRTSGLGTFTAVAVDLEDRLTTCGGGDDDTTTGQGNCNGTRNTAAGILMDWVAADPTASGDTDVVLLGDFNAFMQEDPVNAVLNGADGTNGTGDDYMQLFDSSDYTAVLNGRRGTLDYAFVSASLQAQVQGSRIWHINAAEPSVLDYNTENKTVAQQSALYDIDVYRSSAHDPVVLGLTLDATNLAPTDLDLSGSSIAENSTAGSTVGSFTTTDPNAGDTHTYSLVSGAGSTDNAAFTLSAAGVLTINAVPDFETKSSYSIRVRTTDNGTPGLTYEEVFTLTVTDVNEAPSNIALSSSTIDENLAAGSAVGTFSTTDVDAGDTFIYTLVSGTGSTDNSSFTIVGNELRNAAAFDFETKSSYGIRVRATDAGGLFFEKQFTITVNDLVENGAPTDIGLSATSINENVSAGSTVGTLSTTDPNAGDTFTYTLVGGAGSTDNASFTITGNTLTINASPDFETKSSYSVRIRSEDQGGLGFEKVFTISINNVNETPTDIGLSATSINENVSAGSTVGTFSSTDVDAGDSFTYTLVSGTGSTDNTSFTITGNALTINASPDFEAKSSYSIRVRSTDAGGLFFEKQFTISINNVNETPTDIGLSASSINENVSAGSTVGTLSSTDVDAGDSFTYTLVSGTGSTDNTSFTITGNALTINASPDFEAKSSYSIRVRSTDAGGLFFEKQFTISINNVNETPTDIGLSASSINENVSAGSTVGTLSSTDVDAGDSFTYTLVSGTGSTDNTSFNILGNALRISNSPNFEAKSSYSIRVRSTDAGGLFFEKQFTITIVDVNEGPTAIDDSGFKTVGNTVLDAAGTFSGIAEVQMTGNIDANDTDPDTNPAFNTLSVVAGTSLTTNNGSVTLNSDGSFVYTPPAGFNGTDTFNYTITDGSLTDVGQVSVAISGKVWYVQNNHPGANKGLSSAPYTTLVQAQTASGTGDTIYVLNGDGGTTGQNAGITLKSNQRLIGEGSGLVIGDIASVSGITSEFVGHSAGTKPSISNTSGDGVYGLNVGTATIKGLNVTGGGAGDAINIDNTSGTNNVSLNNLTLTGGTGHGLFLNRTAGTLNVTAFDDITVSGNTGGSGINANTVNFSSITGATVAVGASGNGTGASGVLLDGSTGSLSFDSLNVYNDAGTGLKANNSGLTLVASTGNIESTGGPAVDISNAPSSLAFTTVKSTNSSTTGVSLSGASTSTSMTFTAGSGSAITGADGHAFYVNSGTGNITYNGTISKNDGNSGTNAVRVTSRNSGSASTISFTNAITDSTTDTAGGIYLDDNDVATINFSGQITANTASQPAFTAINGGTVSATDTSSTLTTSSGIAVNVQNTSIGSSNLKFRSVSSNGASNGIVLNTTGSSGGLQVVGNGSSGTGGTIQNSTAAGISLTSTSKTSLSYLNVQSSADHGILGSSVTDLTLASDSITSNGNASGEHGVYITNLFGSNSITSTSVTNSAASNVYIQNNSGTLSALNVTGSTFSNTSSNTNSDNNFLLDAYNAAVINANITGNTFSSTKNSHFNLTINNTVSGTVYFKNNTLTGGYTGSVGQNINVGAASTYTGSFNYEISGNNQTNAAAVALAVDVAGGTVQGKITGNTLGTGDANPCVNITNRDGINVRIQENAVHTINISNNILNKCTNRGLYVSARASAAGLNPVANVTIQGNQFSNFTDANSSDSIFIESGTSSGTTPTICLNLGDASNASLKNTVVSGTFNVTNRASRAVRLAKVTTSTFNLAGLSGGTDATAATSYVNARTIFSSGNATAASGTYGSVGSCSTPSF encoded by the coding sequence ATGAGAAAGAAAAATCTGGGCCTTTCTGTTTTGCTCTCTGTGATGCTGGTGTCCTGCTGGCAACAGAGCCGTGTCCCCCAGCCTCCCATCGAACCCGCCAAAAAAACCAACGTTTACGAGATTCACTTTCAGGAAGTCAGCGACAAAACCCTGAAGTCCTCGGTGACGGGTTTCAAAAAGACCAGCAAAGGCATACAGCCCACCTCCATTGGTGAAATCTCGGACAACCTGTCTTTTCAGCACCTTTCCAGCGAAGTGTTCACCGTGGAAACAGCTGGCGAACGCTACCTGAAAGTCCGGTACAAGATCACCAACAACACCGGTCAGGCCATTGAGAACCTGACCTTCCTGCCTTTTGACACTGACGATGCCGATTCTGATCCTGGCAACAACCCCACCCCTCCCACCATCGGGGATACGGTGTTTGACCGCATCTACCTGTTTGACGGCACCCAGGCCCCCAGCATGGCCCCCCTCATGCAGACCATCCGTGGCCGGGTGTTTGATGTGACCACAGAAAGTGCAATTGTGGACGCCTCATCCACTCCTTACCTGACAGGTCTGGACGTCAGTGGGGTCACCCCTGCTGTTCCCAGTGGTCTGGTCAATGGTGGCGTCATGTCCGAGGGCTGGCAGAAGAGCGGGATCATTCCCATTGGAGGCACAGCGGTGTTCACCTTTGCGGTGAAACACCCCATCCAGACCCCCCGCAAAAACAACCCTTATTCTTTCAGCCTGATGGTGGTTTACGCCGAGGACCCTTCCACGGTGGGCCTCACCAAGATCCATGACATTCAGGGGGCCACGCCTGCTGGAGACGCTGTCAGCCCTGAACTGGGGAACACCGTCACCATCGATGGCATTGTCACCGCTGACCTGCAGCAAACCGAGGAACTGGGCGGATTTTATGTGCAGGAGCAAACCGCCGACCAGGACAGCGACCCCACCACCAGTGAAGGCGTTTTCGTGGCCTGCAGCACCAGTTGTGCCACCGTCAGTGCCGGAGACCGTGTCCGCCTGACCGCAGAGGTTTCAGAGGTGGGCAACGAAACCCGCCTGATCAATGCCACAGACTTGATTGTGATGGCCACCAGCCAGACCCTGCCTGCTGCAACCGCAGTGACCCTGTCTGCCACACCCACCAACTGGGAGCAATACGAAGGCATGCGGGTCAGCACCGTGGGCACCGTCTCTGACAACAGCCTGCTGGGGCGCGGCGGCCTGGTGACCGTCACCGACCTGAACACCCTGCCTGCTTTCACGCAGGAAAACACCCCCAATGCTGCAAGTTTTGCCACCTACGAAACCGAAGCTGCGGCACGGACCATCACCGTTGATGATGGCTCCCTGACCGAGTACCCCAGCAGCATCATCTTTGGTCGGGGCAACAATCCCCTGTCTGCTGGCAACACCCTGCGAAATGGTGATGGGGCCACCATCACCGGGGTGGTGGGGTACAGCACCTCTGGCTGGACCGGAACCGACGCTTACCGCATTCATGCCAGTGCAGCAACTGCCACCTTCACAGGTGGAGGCCGTGGGCCTGCACCCACCGACAGCGATCTGGGGAACCCCCAGCTGAAAGTCGCCACTTTCGATGTGCATGACTTCTTCAATGGGGATGGCGCTGGAAACAGCTTCACCACAGAAGGAGCCAGCAACGCTGCCGAACTCACCCGCCAGCAGGACAAACTCGTTGAGGCCCTGAAGGACCTTGATGCAGACGTGATTGCCCTGCAAGGCGTTGAGAACGACTATGCAGACACCACCCCGGCCATCAAGACCCTCACCAATGCCCTGAACACGGCACTGGGCAGCACCGCCTACGCCTACATCAATCCCGGAAGCAACCTGGGCAGCCAGACTTCAGCTGTGGGGATGTTGTACCGCCCATCAGTCCTGACCCCATATGGCAGTTTCAGCGTGCTGGACAACACTGACAATGCCGCTTACAACGATGTGCGCAACCACCCTGCCCTGGCGCAGACCTTCCGCACCTCTGGTCTGGGAACCTTCACTGCTGTGGCTGTGGATCTGGAAGACCGTCTGACCACCTGTGGCGGTGGTGACGATGACACCACCACCGGACAGGGCAATTGCAATGGCACCCGCAACACCGCTGCAGGCATTCTGATGGACTGGGTTGCTGCGGATCCCACGGCTTCTGGTGACACCGATGTGGTGCTGCTGGGAGACTTCAATGCCTTCATGCAGGAAGATCCCGTCAACGCTGTACTGAACGGTGCAGACGGCACCAACGGCACAGGTGATGATTACATGCAGCTGTTTGATTCCAGCGACTACACCGCCGTGCTGAATGGCCGTCGGGGAACCCTGGATTATGCCTTTGTGAGCGCAAGCCTGCAAGCACAGGTGCAAGGTTCCAGAATCTGGCACATCAATGCAGCAGAACCCAGCGTGCTGGACTACAACACCGAAAACAAAACGGTGGCCCAGCAGAGCGCTCTGTACGACATTGATGTCTACCGTTCCAGCGCCCATGATCCGGTGGTGCTGGGTCTGACCCTGGATGCCACCAACCTGGCCCCCACCGATCTGGACCTCTCGGGCAGCAGCATTGCTGAGAACAGCACTGCAGGCAGCACTGTTGGCTCTTTCACCACCACCGATCCCAACGCTGGAGACACCCACACCTACAGTCTGGTGTCTGGTGCAGGCAGCACCGACAATGCAGCTTTCACCCTCAGTGCTGCGGGTGTGCTGACCATCAATGCTGTTCCCGACTTTGAAACCAAATCCAGCTACAGCATCCGGGTCAGAACCACCGACAACGGCACCCCTGGGCTGACTTACGAAGAGGTCTTCACCCTCACGGTCACCGATGTGAACGAAGCCCCTTCCAATATCGCCCTCTCCAGCAGCACCATTGATGAAAACCTGGCTGCAGGCAGTGCAGTGGGCACCTTCAGCACCACCGATGTGGATGCTGGTGACACCTTCATTTACACCCTGGTGTCTGGCACAGGCAGCACCGACAACAGCAGCTTCACCATCGTGGGCAATGAGCTGCGCAACGCAGCCGCCTTCGATTTTGAAACCAAATCCAGCTACGGCATCCGGGTCAGGGCCACCGACGCCGGCGGCCTGTTCTTCGAAAAACAATTCACCATCACCGTGAACGATCTGGTGGAAAACGGCGCTCCCACGGACATTGGCCTCAGTGCAACCAGCATCAACGAGAATGTGAGCGCAGGCAGCACGGTCGGAACCCTCTCCACCACAGATCCCAACGCAGGGGACACCTTCACTTACACCCTGGTGGGAGGAGCAGGCAGCACCGACAATGCCAGCTTCACCATCACGGGCAACACCCTGACCATCAATGCCTCCCCTGACTTTGAAACCAAATCCAGTTACTCTGTGCGCATTCGCAGTGAGGATCAGGGCGGTCTGGGCTTCGAGAAGGTCTTCACCATCAGCATCAACAACGTGAACGAAACCCCCACGGACATTGGCCTCAGTGCAACCAGCATCAATGAGAATGTGAGTGCAGGCAGCACGGTGGGCACCTTCAGCTCTACCGATGTGGATGCAGGGGACAGCTTCACTTATACCCTGGTGTCTGGCACGGGCAGCACCGACAACACCAGCTTCACCATCACGGGCAACGCCCTGACCATCAACGCTTCTCCTGACTTTGAAGCCAAATCCAGCTACAGCATCCGGGTTCGCAGCACCGACGCAGGTGGCCTGTTCTTTGAAAAACAGTTCACCATCAGCATCAACAATGTGAACGAGACCCCCACGGACATTGGATTGTCTGCCAGCAGCATCAATGAGAATGTGAGTGCAGGCAGCACGGTGGGAACCCTCTCCAGCACCGATGTGGATGCAGGGGACAGCTTCACTTATACCCTGGTGTCTGGCACGGGCAGCACCGACAACACCAGCTTCACCATCACCGGGAACGCCCTGACCATCAATGCTTCTCCTGACTTTGAAGCCAAATCCAGTTACAGCATCCGGGTTCGCAGCACCGACGCAGGTGGCCTGTTCTTTGAAAAACAGTTCACCATCAGCATCAACAATGTGAACGAGACCCCCACGGACATTGGATTGTCTGCCAGCAGCATCAATGAGAATGTGAGTGCAGGCAGCACGGTGGGAACCCTCTCCAGCACCGATGTGGATGCAGGGGACAGTTTCACTTATACCCTGGTGTCTGGTACGGGCAGCACCGACAACACCAGCTTCAACATCCTGGGCAATGCCCTGAGGATCAGCAACTCCCCCAACTTTGAAGCCAAATCCAGCTACAGCATCCGGGTTCGCAGCACCGACGCTGGAGGCCTGTTCTTTGAAAAACAGTTCACCATCACCATTGTGGATGTCAACGAAGGCCCCACTGCCATCGATGACAGTGGCTTCAAGACCGTGGGCAACACGGTGCTGGACGCTGCTGGAACCTTCAGTGGCATTGCCGAAGTGCAAATGACTGGCAACATTGATGCCAACGACACCGACCCTGACACCAATCCTGCCTTCAACACCCTCAGTGTGGTTGCAGGAACTTCCCTGACCACCAACAATGGATCTGTCACCTTGAACAGTGATGGTTCCTTCGTGTACACCCCACCTGCTGGGTTCAACGGAACCGACACCTTCAACTACACCATCACCGACGGCAGCCTCACCGATGTTGGGCAGGTCAGTGTGGCCATCTCCGGCAAAGTCTGGTATGTGCAGAACAATCATCCTGGAGCCAACAAGGGCCTTTCAAGTGCGCCATACACCACCCTGGTTCAGGCCCAGACGGCTTCCGGCACCGGAGACACCATTTACGTGCTGAACGGTGATGGTGGCACCACCGGACAGAATGCAGGCATCACCCTGAAATCCAACCAGCGTCTGATTGGTGAAGGTTCAGGTCTGGTGATCGGAGACATCGCCAGTGTCAGTGGCATCACCTCTGAATTTGTGGGTCACAGTGCAGGCACCAAACCCAGCATCTCCAACACCTCTGGCGACGGCGTGTACGGCCTCAACGTGGGCACCGCCACCATCAAGGGTCTGAATGTGACTGGCGGTGGCGCAGGTGATGCCATCAACATCGACAACACCTCTGGCACCAACAACGTCAGCCTCAACAACCTGACCCTCACCGGGGGCACCGGACATGGCCTCTTCCTGAACAGAACTGCTGGAACCCTCAACGTGACGGCCTTCGATGACATCACCGTCAGTGGCAACACGGGGGGCAGCGGCATCAATGCCAACACCGTGAACTTCAGCAGCATCACGGGTGCAACGGTGGCTGTCGGAGCCAGTGGCAACGGCACCGGAGCCAGCGGAGTTCTGCTGGACGGCAGCACCGGTTCCCTCAGCTTTGACAGCCTGAATGTGTACAACGATGCTGGAACAGGTCTGAAAGCCAACAACTCTGGACTGACCCTGGTGGCCAGCACAGGCAACATTGAGTCCACTGGCGGACCTGCTGTGGACATCAGCAATGCCCCCAGCAGCCTGGCTTTCACCACCGTCAAGAGCACCAACTCCAGCACCACCGGGGTCAGCCTTTCTGGTGCCAGCACCTCCACCAGCATGACCTTCACTGCTGGCAGCGGTTCTGCCATCACGGGTGCAGATGGACATGCCTTCTACGTGAACAGTGGGACGGGCAACATCACCTACAACGGCACCATCAGCAAGAACGATGGCAACTCTGGCACCAACGCAGTGCGCGTCACCAGCCGCAATTCAGGCAGTGCCAGCACCATCAGCTTCACCAACGCCATCACGGACAGCACCACGGACACCGCGGGCGGCATTTACCTGGACGACAACGATGTGGCCACCATCAACTTCTCCGGCCAGATCACGGCCAACACGGCCAGCCAGCCTGCTTTCACCGCCATCAATGGTGGAACGGTGAGTGCCACCGACACCAGCAGCACCCTCACCACCAGCTCTGGAATTGCAGTGAACGTGCAGAACACCAGCATTGGCAGCAGCAACCTGAAATTCAGAAGCGTTTCCAGCAACGGAGCCAGCAACGGAATTGTCCTGAACACCACCGGCAGTTCTGGTGGACTCCAGGTGGTTGGAAACGGCAGCAGCGGAACGGGCGGAACCATCCAGAACTCCACCGCTGCGGGCATCAGCCTGACCAGCACCAGCAAAACGTCCCTGAGCTATCTGAATGTGCAGAGCTCTGCAGACCACGGCATCCTCGGGTCTTCGGTGACGGATTTGACCCTTGCCAGTGACAGCATCACCAGCAACGGCAATGCCAGCGGAGAGCACGGGGTCTACATCACCAACCTCTTTGGCAGCAACAGCATCACCAGCACCTCTGTGACCAACTCTGCGGCCAGCAACGTGTACATCCAGAACAACAGTGGCACCCTCAGTGCCCTGAATGTGACGGGCTCGACCTTCAGCAACACCAGCAGCAACACCAACTCGGACAACAACTTCCTGCTGGATGCCTACAACGCTGCGGTCATCAATGCCAACATCACCGGCAACACCTTCAGCTCCACCAAGAACTCCCACTTCAACCTGACCATCAACAACACAGTCTCTGGCACGGTGTACTTCAAGAACAACACCCTGACTGGCGGCTACACGGGTTCTGTGGGCCAGAACATCAACGTGGGTGCTGCCAGCACTTACACGGGTTCCTTCAACTACGAAATCAGCGGCAACAACCAGACCAATGCAGCAGCAGTGGCCCTGGCTGTGGATGTGGCGGGCGGAACCGTGCAGGGCAAGATCACTGGAAACACCCTGGGAACCGGGGATGCCAACCCCTGTGTGAACATCACCAACCGCGATGGAATCAACGTGCGGATCCAGGAAAATGCCGTTCACACCATCAACATCAGCAACAACATCCTCAACAAGTGCACCAACCGGGGCCTTTATGTCAGTGCACGTGCTTCTGCGGCTGGCCTGAACCCTGTGGCCAATGTGACCATTCAGGGCAACCAGTTCAGCAACTTCACCGACGCCAACTCCTCCGACTCCATCTTCATTGAGTCTGGGACCTCCTCTGGAACCACCCCAACCATCTGCCTGAACCTGGGCGATGCGTCCAACGCTTCCCTCAAAAACACCGTGGTGAGTGGCACCTTCAACGTGACCAACCGGGCAAGCCGTGCAGTGCGACTGGCCAAGGTCACCACCTCCACTTTCAACCTGGCAGGCCTATCTGGTGGCACCGATGCCACCGCTGCCACCAGTTATGTGAACGCCAGAACCATCTTCTCTTCGGGCAATGCCACTGCAGCAAGCGGAACCTACGGCAGCGTTGGGTCCTGCTCGACCCCCTCTTTCTAA
- a CDS encoding P-II family nitrogen regulator, which produces MKLITAVIRPDRLGAVKEALFRVGVTGISLSKVSGHGGEREIIEHYRGTQVRMEFHEKVHLQIAVSEPFVDVTVNAILQSARTGEVGDGKIFVQPLDRVIRIRTGEQDVDALTPVNQPETTAAALKKK; this is translated from the coding sequence ATGAAACTGATTACAGCCGTCATCCGTCCAGACCGTCTCGGAGCGGTGAAAGAAGCCCTGTTTCGGGTGGGTGTGACCGGAATCAGCCTCAGCAAGGTCAGCGGTCACGGGGGAGAGCGGGAAATCATCGAGCACTACCGGGGCACCCAGGTGCGCATGGAATTCCATGAAAAAGTGCACCTGCAAATCGCTGTCAGTGAACCCTTTGTGGATGTGACAGTGAACGCCATCCTGCAGAGTGCCCGCACCGGAGAAGTGGGCGATGGCAAGATTTTTGTGCAACCCCTCGACCGGGTGATCCGCATCCGCACCGGAGAGCAGGATGTGGATGCCCTCACGCCTGTGAATCAACCTGAAACCACTGCCGCTGCCCTTAAGAAAAAATAA
- a CDS encoding chlorite dismutase family protein, producing MMVDLDPSGQVTQKEPDRQKRQFLNYAFYKLSPEFRRLHAELRAEIRAEFQEAVEKWLEAPPEAGRILRTYSLVGTRSEVDFMLWRIAFDVRDFNDAQALLNQTRLMGYLTQPYNFISMQKRSQYVNRVEGSGHGLELLPGQGTYLFVYPFVKTRAWYDLSPHARQGMMDEHIYASNPFKGIRLNTSYSYGIDDQEFVVAFDSDYPQEFVDLVARLRHTEASMFTLTDTPMFTCIKKDVEGLLQDLG from the coding sequence ATGATGGTGGACCTGGACCCCAGCGGTCAGGTGACCCAGAAAGAGCCGGACCGTCAGAAGCGTCAATTCCTGAATTATGCTTTCTACAAGCTGTCCCCCGAGTTTCGCCGCTTGCATGCTGAACTGCGGGCAGAAATCCGTGCCGAGTTTCAGGAAGCCGTGGAGAAGTGGCTGGAAGCCCCACCCGAAGCAGGCCGCATTCTGCGCACCTACAGCCTGGTGGGCACCCGTTCGGAAGTGGATTTCATGCTGTGGCGCATTGCTTTTGATGTGCGGGATTTCAATGATGCCCAGGCCCTGCTCAACCAGACCCGCCTGATGGGGTACCTGACCCAGCCGTACAACTTCATCTCCATGCAGAAGCGCAGCCAGTACGTGAACCGTGTGGAAGGCAGCGGGCACGGTCTGGAGTTGCTGCCCGGTCAGGGCACCTACCTTTTTGTGTATCCCTTTGTGAAAACCCGTGCCTGGTATGACCTGAGCCCCCATGCACGTCAGGGCATGATGGACGAGCACATCTACGCCTCCAATCCGTTCAAAGGCATCCGCCTGAACACCAGTTACTCTTACGGCATCGACGACCAGGAGTTTGTGGTGGCCTTCGACAGCGATTACCCCCAGGAGTTTGTGGATCTGGTGGCCCGCCTGCGCCACACCGAGGCCAGCATGTTCACCCTGACGGACACCCCCATGTTCACCTGCATCAAGAAAGATGTGGAAGGTTTGCTGCAAGATCTGGGATGA
- a CDS encoding LacI family DNA-binding transcriptional regulator, whose amino-acid sequence MKNNVTINAVAREAGVSISTVSRVLNGTARVAPEKQFKVENAMLKLGYRTQLVASHRTSSKLKSIGVMLQDLTSTYYTHAISGIEQALQDTGHYPVFISGHWNPATEQEALEILLDRQVAGLIVIGGYLSEDHLRTLTRQIPLVILDRLVKGLEKHCIPMNNTLGAYMATKHLLDLGHRQIAHVAGMAGNQDSIERLAGYRQALTDAGVPYDAHLVIQGDFRELSGILAVEILLSRSVQFSAIFCANDQMAYGVRLALFRKGIRVPQDISLVGFDDIAGSDYITPPLTTIKHPIYEMGFAAGKGLLKVLNQQPFPSFPDFPPSLVVRESTTMLFKPRYQPQKRFDF is encoded by the coding sequence ATGAAAAACAACGTCACCATCAATGCAGTGGCCCGGGAAGCAGGCGTGTCGATCAGCACGGTGTCACGGGTGCTCAATGGCACCGCCAGGGTGGCCCCTGAAAAACAATTCAAAGTGGAAAATGCCATGCTGAAACTGGGCTACCGCACCCAGCTGGTGGCCAGTCACCGCACCAGCAGCAAACTGAAAAGCATCGGAGTGATGCTGCAGGACCTGACCAGCACCTATTACACCCACGCCATTTCGGGCATCGAACAGGCCCTGCAGGACACCGGGCATTATCCGGTCTTCATCAGCGGGCACTGGAACCCTGCCACCGAACAGGAAGCCCTGGAAATTCTGCTGGACCGCCAGGTTGCAGGTCTGATTGTGATCGGAGGTTACCTGTCCGAAGACCACCTGCGCACCCTGACCCGGCAGATTCCCCTGGTGATTCTGGATCGCCTGGTCAAGGGTCTGGAGAAGCACTGCATCCCCATGAACAACACCCTGGGGGCCTACATGGCCACCAAGCATTTGCTGGACCTGGGACACCGCCAGATTGCGCATGTGGCGGGCATGGCAGGCAACCAGGATTCCATTGAACGTCTGGCTGGATACCGTCAGGCCCTGACAGATGCGGGGGTGCCCTACGATGCCCATCTGGTGATTCAGGGGGATTTTCGGGAGCTTTCAGGCATTCTGGCCGTGGAAATTCTGCTGAGCCGCAGTGTGCAATTTTCGGCCATTTTCTGTGCCAACGACCAGATGGCTTACGGGGTGCGTCTGGCTTTGTTTCGCAAAGGCATCCGGGTGCCGCAGGACATCTCTCTGGTGGGCTTTGATGACATCGCTGGCTCGGATTACATCACCCCGCCGCTCACCACCATCAAACATCCCATTTACGAGATGGGTTTTGCAGCAGGCAAAGGCCTGTTGAAAGTGCTCAACCAGCAACCTTTTCCCAGCTTTCCTGATTTTCCCCCTTCCCTGGTGGTGCGGGAATCCACCACCATGCTGTTCAAACCCCGATACCAGCCCCAGAAGCGCTTTGATTTCTGA
- a CDS encoding VOC family protein encodes MLKHVSFVTHNADALIAFYQLLGAQVSKDETHPEEHLRRVVLQCEGGTLQFFEPNEKPERSSKQTSWMEHLAFVVEEFDLLHQAFQQQEVRFTRELMHSHSGKRMFFVLDPDGRQLEILESSGRKMRASVER; translated from the coding sequence ATGCTCAAACATGTCTCTTTTGTCACCCACAATGCCGATGCATTGATTGCTTTTTACCAGTTGCTGGGAGCCCAGGTCAGCAAAGACGAAACCCACCCTGAAGAACACCTGCGTCGGGTGGTGCTGCAATGTGAAGGGGGCACCCTGCAATTCTTTGAACCCAACGAGAAACCTGAAAGATCCAGCAAACAGACTTCCTGGATGGAGCATCTGGCTTTCGTGGTGGAAGAATTTGACCTCCTGCATCAGGCTTTTCAGCAGCAGGAGGTCCGGTTCACCCGTGAATTGATGCATTCACACTCTGGAAAACGGATGTTTTTTGTGCTGGACCCTGACGGGCGTCAGCTGGAGATACTGGAATCGTCCGGACGCAAAATGCGGGCTTCTGTAGAACGGTAG
- a CDS encoding AI-2E family transporter: MTNAFQEVWRNPWVRVGAFTLAIYLSFQFLQSITSVILVFLFAYLIAYLFNPMLDWLQRRRVRRGVGILLVLLLLVAFVALGILILIAVVNQLSSFMQELPQLIDSGGTFFRGLLKRFNNDIEKVPWISQYSQQLGEIWQKNVASFSQNALNFFKNLLQQSGTFIGSFANSVLQGVFILILSIYLMSDYHRINQTLLKMFPERWQPKVLELSAQVNTAIGGYLRGQILIATIVGSIVGIGLAIVGVPSALALGFVAGLFNIIPYLGVIIAITPTILLALSVGWVKALLAVAVFILANQLEGHVFSPMILGRTTNLHPATVLLSILVGVTLMGIWGALLAVPLVALGKLLLQNYYYTSRFYRSTEARILRPDDSSISS; this comes from the coding sequence ATGACCAATGCTTTTCAGGAAGTGTGGCGCAACCCCTGGGTTCGGGTGGGGGCGTTCACGCTGGCCATCTACCTGTCATTTCAATTCTTGCAGAGCATCACCAGTGTGATCCTGGTGTTCCTGTTTGCATACCTGATTGCTTACCTCTTCAACCCCATGCTGGACTGGTTGCAGCGCCGAAGGGTCAGGCGAGGGGTGGGCATTTTGCTGGTGCTGCTTTTGCTGGTGGCTTTTGTGGCCCTGGGCATTCTGATCCTCATTGCGGTGGTGAACCAGCTCAGTTCGTTCATGCAGGAATTGCCGCAATTGATTGATTCGGGAGGGACCTTCTTCAGAGGGCTGCTCAAGCGGTTCAACAACGACATCGAGAAGGTGCCCTGGATCAGCCAGTATTCCCAGCAACTCGGGGAGATCTGGCAGAAGAATGTGGCGTCTTTCTCCCAGAATGCCCTGAATTTCTTCAAGAACCTGCTGCAGCAGTCCGGGACTTTCATTGGCAGTTTTGCCAATTCGGTGCTGCAAGGGGTGTTCATCCTGATCCTCTCGATTTACCTGATGTCGGATTATCACCGCATCAACCAGACCCTCTTGAAGATGTTCCCAGAACGCTGGCAGCCCAAGGTGCTGGAGCTCAGTGCACAGGTCAACACCGCCATTGGCGGATACCTGCGCGGTCAGATCCTCATTGCCACCATTGTGGGCAGCATTGTGGGCATTGGTCTGGCCATTGTGGGGGTGCCATCTGCACTGGCGTTGGGTTTCGTGGCAGGTCTTTTCAACATCATCCCTTACCTGGGGGTGATCATTGCCATCACACCGACCATTTTGCTGGCCCTTTCGGTGGGCTGGGTGAAAGCCCTGCTGGCGGTGGCAGTGTTCATTCTGGCCAACCAGCTGGAAGGACATGTGTTCTCTCCCATGATTCTGGGCCGCACCACCAACCTGCACCCAGCCACCGTGCTGCTTTCCATTCTGGTGGGCGTGACCCTGATGGGCATCTGGGGGGCTTTGCTGGCGGTGCCGCTGGTGGCGCTGGGCAAATTGCTGTTGCAGAACTACTACTACACCAGCCGTTTCTACCGTTCTACAGAAGCCCGCATTTTGCGTCCGGACGATTCCAGTATCTCCAGCTGA